The following proteins come from a genomic window of Micromonospora echinofusca:
- a CDS encoding MFS transporter: MLTAPVSSRRSAGGLVWGVAVAAYVAAVFHRSSLGVTGVDATHRFDVNASALATFSVAQLAVYAAMQVPVGVLLDRFGSRRLLIAGGALMVAGQLCFAFATDVPLAIAARVLIGLGDAMTFISVLRIVALWFPGRRYAMMTQLTGTLGQLGAILGAVPLVALLHSAGWTPAFVTAAAVGASVLLMIVVAVRDTPGGPVPAGAAPTLAGVRRELAAAWAAPGTRLGLWTHFVTQFSGAVFALLWGYPFLVQGQGLSPTTAASLLTLMTAAMLLTGPVVAHLCARHPFHRSVLVFATTGATAAVWAVVLAWPGRAPGWLLVVLVLVLAVNGPASLIGFDYARSFNPVNRIGSATGVVNVGGFVASIVLVLAVGVVLDLATPAERATPDLAAFRWAFAVQYLLWALGAVQVLRYRNAARRDLAARTPAATPS; this comes from the coding sequence ATGCTGACCGCACCGGTCTCCTCGCGCCGGTCGGCGGGCGGCCTCGTCTGGGGCGTCGCCGTGGCCGCGTACGTGGCCGCCGTGTTCCACCGCAGCTCGCTCGGCGTCACCGGCGTCGACGCGACGCACCGCTTCGACGTCAACGCCTCGGCGCTGGCCACCTTCTCCGTCGCCCAGCTCGCCGTGTACGCGGCGATGCAGGTACCGGTCGGCGTGCTGCTCGACCGGTTCGGGTCCCGCCGGCTGCTCATCGCAGGCGGCGCCCTCATGGTGGCCGGCCAGCTCTGCTTCGCCTTCGCCACCGACGTGCCCCTGGCGATCGCCGCCCGCGTGCTGATCGGGCTCGGCGACGCGATGACCTTCATCAGCGTGCTGCGCATCGTGGCGCTGTGGTTCCCGGGGCGGCGCTACGCGATGATGACCCAGCTCACCGGCACCCTCGGCCAGCTCGGGGCGATCCTTGGCGCCGTACCGCTGGTGGCGCTGCTGCACTCGGCGGGCTGGACCCCCGCCTTCGTGACCGCCGCGGCGGTCGGGGCGAGCGTGCTGCTGATGATCGTCGTCGCCGTCCGGGACACCCCGGGCGGGCCGGTCCCGGCCGGCGCGGCGCCCACCCTCGCCGGCGTCCGCCGGGAGCTGGCCGCCGCGTGGGCTGCGCCGGGCACCCGCCTGGGGCTCTGGACGCACTTCGTCACCCAGTTCTCCGGCGCCGTGTTCGCCCTGCTCTGGGGGTACCCGTTCCTCGTGCAGGGGCAGGGGCTCAGCCCGACCACGGCGGCGTCGCTGCTCACCCTGATGACGGCCGCCATGCTGCTGACCGGGCCGGTGGTCGCGCACCTGTGCGCCCGGCACCCGTTCCACCGCTCGGTGCTCGTCTTCGCGACCACCGGCGCCACCGCCGCGGTCTGGGCCGTCGTGCTCGCCTGGCCGGGACGCGCGCCGGGCTGGCTGCTGGTCGTGCTGGTCCTGGTGCTCGCCGTCAACGGCCCGGCCTCGCTCATCGGGTTCGACTACGCGCGCAGCTTCAACCCGGTCAACCGGATCGGCAGCGCCACCGGGGTCGTCAACGTCGGCGGCTTCGTCGCCTCGATCGTGCTGGTGCTGGCCGTCGGCGTCGTGCTCGACCTGGCCACCCCGGCCGAGCGGGCCACCCCGGACCTGGCCGCCTTCCGGTGGGCCTTCGCCGTGCAGTACCTCCTCTGGGCACTCGGCGCGGTCCAGGTGCTGCGCTACCGCAACGCCGCCCGCCGCGACCTGGCCGCGCGGACACCCGCCGCGACGCCAAGCTGA
- a CDS encoding S-(hydroxymethyl)mycothiol dehydrogenase: protein MSQEVRGVISRSKGAPVEVTTIVLPDPGPGEAIVRIQSCGVCHTDLHYREGGINDDYPFLLGHEAAGVVEQVGPGVDGVAPGDFVVLNWRAVCGECRACRRGRPWYCFATHNAAQKMTLTDGTELTPALGIGAFAEKTLVHAGQCTKVDPAARPAAVGLLGCGVMAGLGAAMNTGGVTRGDSVAVIGCGGVGDAAVAGAALAGATTIVAVDTDPRKLDWARKFGATHTVNAREDDPVEAIRAATGGFGADVVIDAVGRPETWKQAFYARDLAGTVVLVGVPTPEMTVEVPLLDVFGRGGALKSSWYGDCLPSRDFPMLTELYLQGRLDLDAFVTEEIALAQVEEAFARMHRGDVLRSVVVL, encoded by the coding sequence GTGAGCCAGGAGGTCAGGGGAGTCATCTCCCGCAGCAAGGGCGCGCCGGTCGAGGTGACCACGATCGTGCTGCCCGACCCGGGTCCGGGCGAGGCGATCGTGCGGATCCAGTCCTGCGGGGTCTGCCACACCGACCTGCACTACCGCGAGGGCGGCATCAACGACGACTACCCGTTCCTGCTCGGGCACGAGGCCGCCGGCGTCGTCGAGCAGGTCGGGCCGGGCGTCGACGGCGTCGCGCCGGGCGACTTCGTGGTGCTCAACTGGCGGGCCGTCTGCGGGGAGTGCCGGGCCTGCCGCCGGGGCCGCCCGTGGTACTGCTTCGCCACCCACAACGCGGCGCAGAAGATGACCCTCACCGACGGCACCGAGCTCACGCCGGCGCTGGGCATCGGCGCCTTCGCCGAGAAGACCCTGGTCCACGCCGGGCAGTGCACCAAGGTCGATCCGGCGGCCCGGCCCGCCGCCGTCGGTCTGCTCGGCTGCGGCGTGATGGCCGGTCTCGGGGCCGCCATGAACACCGGCGGGGTCACCCGGGGCGACTCGGTGGCCGTGATCGGCTGCGGCGGCGTCGGGGACGCGGCGGTGGCCGGCGCGGCGCTGGCCGGCGCGACGACGATCGTCGCCGTGGACACCGACCCCCGCAAGCTCGACTGGGCCCGGAAGTTCGGCGCCACCCACACCGTCAACGCCCGCGAGGACGACCCGGTCGAGGCGATCCGCGCCGCCACCGGCGGCTTCGGCGCCGACGTCGTGATCGACGCGGTCGGTCGCCCCGAGACCTGGAAGCAGGCCTTCTACGCCCGCGACCTCGCCGGCACCGTCGTGCTGGTGGGCGTACCGACGCCGGAGATGACCGTCGAGGTGCCGCTGCTCGACGTCTTCGGCCGGGGCGGCGCGTTGAAGTCCAGCTGGTACGGCGACTGCCTGCCCAGCCGCGACTTCCCCATGCTCACCGAGCTCTACCTTCAGGGCCGGCTCGACCTGGACGCCTTCGTCACCGAGGAGATCGCCCTGGCGCAGGTCGAGGAGGCGTTCGCCCGGATGCACCGGGGCGACGTGCTGCGCTCGGTGGTGGTGCTCTGA
- a CDS encoding MBL fold metallo-hydrolase: MAARVDHAVTSGTFSLDGQTFDVDNNVWVVGDDTECVVVDAPHDVDAILAAVGDRRVRAILATHAHDDHVRVAPALARATGAPVLLHPADRVLWDMVHPDEAPGADLRDGQVVEVAGTALTVLHTPGHSPGGCSFHAPQLGVVFTGDTLFAGGPGATGRSYSDFGTIVASIRDRLLTLPPETVVHTGHGESTTVAAEAPHLDEWLARGH, translated from the coding sequence ATGGCCGCGCGCGTCGACCACGCCGTCACCTCCGGCACGTTCTCCCTCGACGGCCAGACCTTCGACGTGGACAACAACGTATGGGTCGTCGGCGACGACACCGAGTGCGTCGTCGTCGACGCTCCGCACGACGTCGACGCGATACTGGCCGCCGTCGGCGACCGGCGGGTGCGGGCGATCCTCGCCACCCACGCGCACGACGACCACGTCCGGGTGGCCCCGGCGCTGGCCCGGGCCACCGGCGCCCCGGTGCTGCTGCACCCGGCCGACCGGGTGCTGTGGGACATGGTGCACCCCGACGAGGCGCCGGGCGCGGACCTGCGCGACGGGCAGGTCGTCGAGGTGGCCGGCACCGCGCTGACCGTGCTGCACACGCCCGGGCACAGCCCCGGCGGGTGCAGCTTCCACGCGCCGCAGCTCGGCGTCGTCTTCACCGGCGACACGCTCTTCGCCGGCGGGCCGGGGGCGACGGGACGCTCGTACAGCGACTTCGGCACCATCGTCGCCTCGATCCGGGACCGGCTGCTCACGCTCCCACCGGAGACGGTCGTGCACACCGGGCACGGGGAGAGCACGACCGTCGCGGCGGAGGCTCCACACCTCGACGAGTGGCTGGCCCGCGGCCACTGA
- a CDS encoding sensor histidine kinase, with amino-acid sequence MTGGAVVEQGAFVHEGFFYDGPRALLAGTVPFITDGLAAGEPVLVAMPGANLWRVRAEVGPADAVRWADMTQAGRNPGRIIPWVLQAFIEQHAGRRVRIIGEPIWAGRSDTEYPACAQHEALINMAFAGRDATILCPYDTTGLDADVLADAYATHPVLVDDAGRRPSPRYAPAEVVARYNEPLSSPTEPVAALAYELDTLSAVRRFVAGHGEAAGLDADRLADLQIAVTELATNSVAHAGGAGVLRVWRTAEHLVCEIHDDGSLTDPLTGRLTPAADGIGGRGLVIVQALCDLVRVHTTAAGTTIRMYVRRPA; translated from the coding sequence ATGACTGGTGGTGCCGTGGTCGAGCAGGGCGCCTTCGTGCACGAGGGGTTCTTCTACGACGGTCCGCGGGCCCTGCTCGCCGGCACGGTCCCGTTCATCACCGACGGTCTCGCCGCCGGGGAGCCGGTGCTGGTCGCGATGCCGGGCGCCAACCTGTGGCGGGTCCGCGCCGAGGTCGGCCCCGCCGACGCCGTGCGCTGGGCGGACATGACGCAGGCCGGCCGGAACCCGGGCCGGATCATCCCGTGGGTGTTGCAGGCGTTCATCGAACAGCACGCCGGCCGGCGGGTGCGCATCATCGGCGAGCCGATCTGGGCCGGGCGCAGCGACACGGAGTACCCGGCGTGCGCCCAGCACGAGGCACTGATCAACATGGCCTTCGCCGGCCGCGACGCGACCATCCTCTGCCCGTACGACACCACCGGGCTCGACGCCGACGTGCTGGCCGACGCGTACGCCACGCACCCCGTGCTCGTCGACGACGCCGGGCGACGGCCAAGCCCGCGTTACGCCCCGGCGGAGGTGGTGGCCCGCTACAACGAGCCCCTGTCGAGCCCGACGGAGCCGGTCGCGGCGCTGGCGTACGAGCTGGACACGCTCTCCGCCGTGCGCCGGTTCGTGGCAGGGCACGGGGAGGCCGCGGGGCTGGACGCGGACCGGCTGGCCGACCTCCAGATCGCGGTGACCGAGCTGGCGACCAACAGCGTCGCGCACGCCGGCGGCGCCGGTGTGCTGCGCGTGTGGCGGACGGCCGAGCACCTGGTCTGCGAGATCCACGACGACGGTTCGCTGACCGACCCGCTGACCGGGCGGCTGACCCCGGCGGCGGACGGCATCGGCGGCCGGGGGCTGGTGATCGTGCAGGCGCTGTGCGACCTGGTACGCGTACACACGACCGCCGCCGGCACGACCATCCGGATGTACGTGCGCCGCCCGGCGTGA
- a CDS encoding DUF3626 domain-containing protein produces MRPTAEPAAAQAAPALTPAQSAALAYVRAVALRDRPAALAAIARALAGSGVTHGPELLIAAVGRHGRLTLNFHPDRLLADGRTVAEALAAEGVYRSQFETGISNGGLTAFPGGDRDRWEESLFGGAYQAPGVPLADRPKYGGLNLLDHPDGACPRFGSCHLRLRPQVLARATFCFGDSHLGPRDLGTVDVFEPVLAALLAATDDTGISLGVPGDVVSLAQSLLRRREDAAWAPGAAGRALDDYIEAQIHGELSLARDVEAMVVDPSFRGTEAGDILAALARRHGFALHWHAGFALPVDRIDADFRGPAIPPLAARVHAEFARPGDLVDAALIGRAAASVVREPSRWADRGPTQVTLQHLKQLWHVLVRFGAPRDA; encoded by the coding sequence GTGCGACCCACCGCTGAACCGGCCGCCGCGCAGGCGGCACCGGCACTCACCCCCGCCCAGAGCGCCGCCCTCGCGTACGTCCGCGCGGTGGCGCTGCGTGACCGTCCCGCCGCCCTGGCCGCCATCGCCCGCGCGCTCGCCGGCTCCGGCGTCACCCACGGTCCGGAACTGTTGATCGCGGCGGTCGGCCGGCACGGACGGCTCACCCTCAACTTCCACCCCGACCGGCTGCTCGCCGACGGGCGTACGGTCGCCGAGGCCCTCGCCGCCGAGGGCGTCTACCGCAGCCAGTTCGAGACCGGTATCTCCAACGGCGGCCTGACCGCCTTCCCCGGCGGTGACCGGGACCGCTGGGAGGAGTCCCTCTTCGGCGGCGCCTACCAGGCACCCGGCGTACCCCTCGCGGACCGGCCGAAGTACGGCGGCCTCAACCTGCTCGACCATCCCGACGGCGCGTGCCCCCGGTTCGGCTCCTGTCACCTGCGGCTGCGTCCGCAGGTGCTCGCGCGGGCCACGTTCTGCTTCGGCGACAGCCACCTCGGGCCCCGGGACCTGGGCACCGTCGACGTCTTCGAGCCGGTGCTGGCGGCCCTGCTGGCCGCCACCGACGACACCGGGATCAGCCTCGGCGTGCCGGGCGACGTGGTGAGCCTGGCCCAGAGCCTGCTGCGCCGCCGGGAGGACGCCGCGTGGGCCCCCGGCGCGGCGGGGCGCGCGCTCGACGACTACATCGAGGCCCAGATCCACGGCGAGCTGAGCCTCGCCCGCGACGTGGAGGCGATGGTCGTCGACCCGTCCTTCCGGGGCACCGAGGCCGGGGACATCCTCGCCGCGCTCGCCCGACGGCACGGCTTCGCCCTGCACTGGCACGCCGGCTTCGCGCTTCCCGTCGACCGGATCGACGCCGACTTCCGGGGCCCGGCCATCCCGCCGCTGGCCGCCCGGGTGCACGCCGAGTTCGCCCGGCCGGGGGATCTGGTCGACGCCGCCCTGATCGGCCGGGCGGCGGCCTCGGTGGTCAGGGAGCCGTCCCGCTGGGCCGACCGTGGGCCGACGCAGGTGACCCTCCAGCACCTCAAGCAGCTCTGGCACGTCCTGGTCCGCTTCGGCGCCCCGCGCGACGCCTAG